A portion of the Harpia harpyja isolate bHarHar1 chromosome 15, bHarHar1 primary haplotype, whole genome shotgun sequence genome contains these proteins:
- the ANKRD66 gene encoding ankyrin repeat domain-containing protein 66 isoform X1 translates to MTIALLPGTMTELHEAVALGDYDLVDEILRTGRCDPNHKDVDWHDRTPLHWAAAKGQSELVKLLVDHGARHCLRSDVGWTAAHFAAESGRLGVLRTLHSLHAAMDAADLFGDTPKRLAEIYGHRDCSRFLEIAEVESRNYRRTAARKGIPLDQKDEDWELKKEELERNPPCSWENYASSAPKKNRKKRGKQERALPIWCRRQLAMQSTDAG, encoded by the exons ATGACCATTGCTCTTTTACCAGGCACCATGACAGAGCTCCATGAAGCCGTGGCTTTGGGGGACTACGACCTGGTGGATGAGATTTTGAGGACAGGGCGCTGCGACCCAAATCACAAGGATGTCGACTGGCATGACAGGACCCCGCTGCACTGGGCTGCTGCAAAAG GGCAATCGGAGCTGGTCAAGCTCCTCGTGGATCACGGCGCCCGGCACTGCCTGCGGAGCGACGTGGGCTGGACTGCGGCTCACTTCGCTGCCGAGTCGGGGAGACTGGGGGTGCTCCGCACCCTTCATTCCCTGCACGCTGCCATGGACGCGGCCGACCTCTTTGGCGACACTCCCAAGAGGCTTGCGGAAATCTACGGTCACCGAGACTGCTCCAGGTTCTTAGAAAT AGCAGAGGTGGAGAGCAGAAACTATCGCAGGACAGCTGCAAGGAAAGGAATCCCCTTAGACCAGAAAGATGAAGACTGGGAACTCAAGAAAGAAGAGCTTGAGAGAAACCCACCGTGTTCTTGGGAGAACTACGCATCCTCCGCTCCAAAGAAAAAtcgaaaaaaaagggggaagcaGGAGCGTGCCCTGCCTATTTGGTGCCGCCGACAACTCGCAATGCAGAGCACAGACGCTGGCTGA
- the ANKRD66 gene encoding ankyrin repeat domain-containing protein 66 isoform X2, with product MTELHEAVALGDYDLVDEILRTGRCDPNHKDVDWHDRTPLHWAAAKGQSELVKLLVDHGARHCLRSDVGWTAAHFAAESGRLGVLRTLHSLHAAMDAADLFGDTPKRLAEIYGHRDCSRFLEIAEVESRNYRRTAARKGIPLDQKDEDWELKKEELERNPPCSWENYASSAPKKNRKKRGKQERALPIWCRRQLAMQSTDAG from the exons ATGACAGAGCTCCATGAAGCCGTGGCTTTGGGGGACTACGACCTGGTGGATGAGATTTTGAGGACAGGGCGCTGCGACCCAAATCACAAGGATGTCGACTGGCATGACAGGACCCCGCTGCACTGGGCTGCTGCAAAAG GGCAATCGGAGCTGGTCAAGCTCCTCGTGGATCACGGCGCCCGGCACTGCCTGCGGAGCGACGTGGGCTGGACTGCGGCTCACTTCGCTGCCGAGTCGGGGAGACTGGGGGTGCTCCGCACCCTTCATTCCCTGCACGCTGCCATGGACGCGGCCGACCTCTTTGGCGACACTCCCAAGAGGCTTGCGGAAATCTACGGTCACCGAGACTGCTCCAGGTTCTTAGAAAT AGCAGAGGTGGAGAGCAGAAACTATCGCAGGACAGCTGCAAGGAAAGGAATCCCCTTAGACCAGAAAGATGAAGACTGGGAACTCAAGAAAGAAGAGCTTGAGAGAAACCCACCGTGTTCTTGGGAGAACTACGCATCCTCCGCTCCAAAGAAAAAtcgaaaaaaaagggggaagcaGGAGCGTGCCCTGCCTATTTGGTGCCGCCGACAACTCGCAATGCAGAGCACAGACGCTGGCTGA